In Festucalex cinctus isolate MCC-2025b chromosome 1, RoL_Fcin_1.0, whole genome shotgun sequence, the sequence caaaataataagtaaataaacacCCAtggagttttttaaatattgggcacaatactacacataaaaaaactaaaactaatactgaaactaactaaactaaaactaagcatttattaaagaactgaaactaataaaaaaacgaacagaacccccctgaaaaccaattaaaactaattaaaaaaaaaaaaaaaaactcaaaacaaaataaaaactaaaatgaaaaattccaacaaaactataataaccctactgccatattacaaataaattggtttatatactgtagcatttttctaaatatgcaaaagcacaaataaattatttgtacattttttaggactaaacacaatttcccttcataacatgatgtgtcccttgcatccttctgattttctgtatgtggccctcaaatgaaaaagtttggacacgcctgccctggaaagttatttatttaaaaaaaaaataaaattggctcatcccatctttaaaaaaaaaaagaaaagtatgcAAGCTTGAAATGCGCTTTTGTGGCTTCCTTCCTCCGTCCCTCCAGGAGGGGGAGCAGCAGGGCGCGGCCAGCGCGCGCTCTCCGGCGCGTCCTCCTCCAGAGTGGGAGGCGGAGAGTCACGACTGGTACTGCTTCCAGTGCCACCTGCCGGGCGACGTGCTGCCCTGCGACGACTGCTTCCGCGTCTTCCACCTCAAGTGTCTGACGGACGAGTGCCGGCCCCGcgacgccgccgccggcccccaCTGGCAGTGCGTCTTCTGCAGGGTGGGTAACGTCCCGGCcgaccgtccgtccgtccgtccgtgcgTCTCCAAAGCCTTGTCGTGCGTCCGCAGGGCAGTAAAAAGAAGAACCTGAGCAAACAGGAGATGTGCAAATATCTGCGCTTCATCGTGCAGCGCATGAAGGAGAGGGTGAgtccgccgccgccaccgccgcgcTTTCTGTCGTCCCGCTCTTTCCGGCTTTTCTCCTCGCTTTCTAGCGTCTGTCTGCCTGTCTCACTTTCTAACGAGATCCTTTTCTATTTCTTAcctcctctctttctctccaTCTATCCACTTatatctctttctttctttctctttctttctttctttctttgttgtacgttctttttctttctttgttttacgTTCTTTCCGTCtccttttctttctgttttacttaccggtatgttatttctttctttttcttttttctttttctttttatatatttttttctttttctttcagtcttttttttaaatttgttttctctttttcttttttctttctctttactTTCTTTTTCTGACGAAAATTGTGAGAGGGCAGAGCATCGCTTGACCTTGATATCGATTCTCCTCCTCGCAGGCGGTGGACCTGAACAAGAAAGGCAAAGACATCAAGCATCCCATGTACAGGCGGCTCATCCACACTGCGCTGGACGTCTCCAACATACAGGAggtcgcgcacacgcacgcacgcaatcaGATGAACTGGAACtggctgtgaaaaaaaaaataataattttattaattcttattttattttgaattattatgttattacatAAGACAAGAATAATGACTTacaggcaaaaaacaaaacaaaacagcagtacCAAGTTTTTATTATGTGTTGGATTTATTTATCCGGttaatttaacattaatttaaaaacacagccTAAAATCAACAACTCGGTATTTATTCTGCATTTTCAAAAGCTAATTAAGTGAAACAAGTGTAgtctaataaaaatgtaaatccccttcaaaataaaatttaaaactgAAAAGTTGTCTTCTATTTTGCAAAAATTCTCAAAAAGCACAATTgtcatcagattttttttcctcctaaatattagaatcgtcatccgcctcaaaaattccatatcagtcgtcagaacgtttttttgtttttttttgggcctgCAGAATCTGACGGAGGGGAAGTACAAGAACTTTGAGGAGTTCAAAGCTGACGCCCAGCTGATTGTTCACAACACGGCCATCTTGTATGGAGGTGGGTCTCTTTATTTTATGCTCACATACTTCACCACGCATTTTACGACTAAGATGATCTAATCCGccgttttcttttttcctccgTTTATAATGAGTACCAAGACGCGTCGTCATCGGTGCCGCTCTCCTCGTCACAAAAATATTTGGGCTCACAACATGGAGCAAAAATTGTGCAACGGCTCATAATTTGGAAACTCAAATTCAAAGTAttgctgaattattattattattatgatcgtTTTAATATAGTTTATTTCTATGGGCCAGAACTACTGTAAGTTTGTGAAGAACAAGACAACTCGTACAGTAGAAGCTGAAATGTGATCTGACCAAAACAATCGAATGCTTGCGTAGGAACCAAGAGAAGAAACGCTACAAAATGAAGATTATGATACATACATGGGTCTTTTTCAGGTCACATGATCAATTAGGAGGACACTTTTCCTTCCTAAATATGTTCCTAAATAGCCATGCTTAAAGCCCTATTTTCAAAAAGTTAGTGAAGATTTAAAAGTGGAGGCATTTATATGGtagcatattgcattcacttggaaaaacaaactttttttttttttttttttctgacaaattttttatttattttttttttggagctttgtttttttgtttgtttttttgggagtattttttttattttctgttgtttatacatatattttcaccttttttctgagtatttttttctgtttttcttagtatttttccccattttataaaatatttatttttctgtttttctgattttttttttctgtttttctgaatattctttttaatGGGTTTTCCCTCATAGATTAGAGAGCAAACCACATACAGTATACTTGGaattcagaggtaaaaaaaaaacaaaactcagaaaaacagaaattggtgctctgttttttggaattttatttatttttttacttttttttttctttaatgcttttccccctgttttttctgaatattttttccgtctgtttttctgagtgttttttcctcctgtttttctgaatttttttttccccctgtttttctgagtttttttttttttttttttttttaagacagaaaAATGTTCCataaatcaggaaaaaaaatatacagaaaaacatttaattacCCCGAAAAACACAAGTTGGTgctgttttttggatttttattttattttatttttttatagtttcccccacccctgtttttctgaatatatattttttgtctgttttttggatttttttatggcaaaaaatattctataaaacagggaaaaaaaatattcagaaaaacagaaaaataaaaaaaatattccaaaaaaacaaagctccccccaatagtcagaaaaataggtgtttttgttttttttgggtttttttttcaagtgaatgctgTACGCTTCCTTACATTCTTAAAGTCAGACAATCTTTATTGGCAACATAACTGGCGGTTGCCCACAGTAATACACTTCttttaacagtttaaaaaaaaaagcgacagtTTGCATGTTTTGCCCTAAGTCTGCGAAAACAAGTGCATCAATGATCCAAATTGATGAGCGTGTACGTCTTGACCATGATTTGATGTTATTGATCACAttacaaatgttgaaaatgaccaatgtgcttttgttttgcGTTTGTAGTGCACAGCGACCAGGCGGAGATGGCCCGCCTTCTTTTCAGCGACACCTGTCACGAGGTGCGCGTCGACTCGTCCCGTTTCATTGGCGTGAAGGTGTCCAGTTAATgacggagtgttttttttttatcccagctGAACGAGTTGCTGCTGTGTAAGAACTGCTTCTACCTGTCCAACGCCCGCCCCGACAACTGGTTCTGTTACCCCTGCGTGAGTACAAACCAACCCACTCGTCACCAGCATTTAGCCATCTTGATGTAGCAGTAAGATCCAAAATGGTGGTCATCCAACGGTGACAATGGCCGGACTGGGATTCGTTTTCAGCCCTGGAGTTTTAGGACTCAGACCGGCCCATTTTAGTTCACATTTTAATGAACATAGACAATTTTTACAGTTTGTGTATCGATGTCAAATAGATGAGCATTCCCTCAAACAAtattcatattgcatttgatACAAAATGTAGTTTACAATTGAATGCTCTTACGAGAGCACGGTCTGTTAatttcagtgcttctcaaatagtggggcgcgagattccatcaaggggggcgcgtttgacctcggaacatgcttttttattttttttatttttttattttttttatttttttattttttttactgtcctagaataaagtgcaattgcacctccactacattagggggcagtggcgctctcattattggcagagtgtgcgcaggaagCATTTGCTCAGTGGTgtcggggttttgtttgcactgagcatgcgtgctttgcacacagcaaaaaaaaaatcggcacaaattattttatatttttgttttgcaggttaaagttgttgttttttttttaatattgtgctcctgagttaatgttggttatCAGTttgaatacattattatttattgattttatgtaattttatttttccgtatcttATAGTCGcgtgggcgtgtgtgtgtgtgtgtgtgtgtgtgtgtgtgtggggggggggggggggatatcagATGTTTTCTTCCTACTAGGggtggcatgacagaaaataattgagaagcactggtttatttgaacataaatgggcaaaaaaaaaaaaaaaggacagaaagAAACCATGAAGGAAATGTACATTAGCTCATTGGCTGCCAAAAACCTATTAATGCgttctattttatgttttgtgtcccaaagacgtatttatacgtttttttttatgctagaatatacagaaggctttgatgcagcctctcaactgcaaagaacggttgaaaaaaaatggtagttattaaataaatggccagcaggtggcagcagagtataagagatcaaccagggccatgttacaacaagctctttttgccagtgttttcaccaggaatgtgaataatgatgaaacttggttaatattctaatactaattgctgcaaaacggaaacagatagaaatatacttttttttttcttttcttttttctgatgaaagaagagactctaatcttcctTTTGGTAGACCGCGCCTGTGTTAATGATGTGGCACATGGCCGTTTTGTCTCCAGAGTCCGAGTCACGACCTGGTGTGGGCCAAGATGAAAGGTTTTGGCTACTGGCCGGCCAAAGTGCTGCAGCGAGAAGACAACCAGGCGGACGTGCGCTTCTTTGGCCACCAGCACCAAAGGTTTGCCGCACCTTCTTGACGCCGCAAGTTTGTCCCGCAGATCCGAAGCCGTAACGGACGGGCAACTCGTTGCGGTGATGATACAGTGATGAtagttttccattttttttgtctttctaatATGCGGCGACAGCTGTAAATGTGCAACTCGTGACGGCGAGATTTTTTGAGCTATTCACCTGCtggcaagggaaaaaaaaagacacaatatTTAATGCTGTGCTCCACATGAACTATATTCAATGCAAACATCGCTCACATGACCTCATAGATGACAGATTACAATCATGTCAAGATGAAGGTGATAGCTTTCATCCCATATttggaattgactttttttttctttttttttctttttttttccaaaccaaACGAGGCAAGTTTCTTTAGGAAggacgatcttttttttttttttttttttttttttttttttttttttttttatatatatatacaaaacatgtttaaacgtaaaatatattaagacaaaattctttgaaacactataattatgaaaattccttttggacgaaacatttattaaattagtaattttttaaaatttaaaaaggttcaaatgtataaatttaaacaactcaaaattagtattaatctttttttcattattatgctGATGTAATtgcagggctgctcgattatgaagaaaatattaatcgcaattattttgttaataattgaaatcatgatttaggacgatcattttttttttttatacaaaaaaagaaaatgtttaaacgtaaaaaatattaagacaaataaaattatgcaagttccttttggacaaaacatttattaaattagtttttattaaattaaatttttatttaaaaacaactcaaaatttgtttgtttttttgaagatttatgctgattttttttttaaattgtagggctgctcgattatgaaaaatattcatcacaattatttttgttaattgaaatgattaggacgatcatttgctttttggtacaaaacaagaaaatttttaaacaaaaaatattatttgaaacactaattatgcaagttccttttggatgaaacatttattaaattagttatttttaaaaatttaaaatggtTCAAACCTATAACTTTAAACagctcaaaattattattattattattatttatttatttatttatttatttatttttttacgattagacttattttgtaattgtagggctgctcgattatgaagaaaatattaatcacaattattttgttaatagCTGAAATCATGATTGATTttatggtacaaaacaagaaaatgtttaaacataaaaaaaatattaagacaaataaaattctttgaaacaccatAATTATGAAAATTCCCTTTGGATGAAACACTTATTAAATGATATCAAATATAGTTTCCGAGCTCCTTCGTGACTGCGTTGCGTGTCGTCGTCGCCAGGGCATGGATTCCCTCGGAAAACATCCAGGACATCAAGGTGAGCCTGCAGCAGCTGCAGGTGAAGCGCAGCAACGGCTGGAAGAAAGCCTGCGACGAGCTGGAGGTCTACCAGCGCTTCCTCAAGGAGGGACGATTCTGGAAAACCAAGATGGaggaaggcggcggcggcggcggcggcggcggcggcagcggcgggcAGAGTCCCACTCACAGGAAGTCGCCGAAAGATGTCAGCCAGCAGCAGCAGACGGCGGACAGGACGGCGAGGACGGCCAAGACGGAAAAAGCGTCCGTTTCGGACATGTCGGAGAGGACGCACGGCTCCAAGAGGGCCACGGAGAGGAGCGAAGAGGCCGAGTCCAGCATCTCGTCCACCAGCAACGAGCAAGTCCGACAGGTGATCGCTTTGCAAAGACGGATTTCTACTTGAAATATTGCcgtggtcccaaaaacgtatttatacgtttttaatcttttcatgctagagcatacagaaggctttgttgcagcttCTGAACTGAAAAGACTGATTGAAAcagtggtagtaattacaaaaaacggccaggtCATCTTTTGAATGTGACGGGTTTCTTCTCTGTGCAGATGAAAAGCAGCCAGGAGCCCAAAGCCAAGAAAAGTCGGCGGACGCCACAAGTGGAGCCCAAAGAAGAAGCCAGTGTAGGTTTCTCCTGTccttgtttcaaaaaaaaataaaaatacgcaCTGTGAGGAacacaccagttttaatattgtgtatcagttatggtacaaaaagaaactactttctcattggaaaaaaaacatcactttaaGTCTTTCTTGAGTCGTTTTATCGTAGATaatcgtggatttatgacctgagtaATAtgtcgataatcgcggtatcgtgagataatccttttcttgtatcgcatatcgtatcgtgagctacCCAGTAGTCGTGTTGCGATACTGTAAATTTTGATATTGATTAGGTACCAAGTAAATACTGGGCTAGTATcgccgatatcgatattttgaaaattatggtatataatttttaatttttttttgggcagtcaaacatgaatattttgcctataataaatttcacattttcattatttttcatgtccaattagtacctttcaaaacacattttgcagcttgctgtccactgcaaatgacatcacgagggctcaggtaaccaatcacagctcagtttgtgaatgtcacatgaccaaacctagaaaacaagctgagctgtgattggttacctgagccctcgtgatgtcatttgcagtcgacagcaagttgcaaaatgtcttttgaaaggtactaattgtacgtgaaaaataatgaaagtatcaaattaattacagacaaaatattcactttttgttgctataatgggctaaataagtgaagtatccctttaaggtagCTTGATAATGGAATGACTTATTCACAATCAATTTTCCACCttccaagtgtttttgtgttgtttcctttttaaacaaagaacaAAAGTAGTTTATTGCTAAAtagaaattaaatacaaatttataatacataaaaataaataattattatatatatatattgacagATAACACGGGCTGAGCAGATGCCACCAAAGACAAGACATTAATGAACTAAGGTGATGTTACTAACGTGAATGATAAAGTCCGTGAATGTGTATTGATGGAATGGATGCCATGTTACAAGGTGATATGAGATAGTCGGGTTGTCACATGAACACATGTACAAAATTCCTTTAGTATAATGCCAACTTCATTAACATTTCGACGTGCCTCATCACTGCTTGGTAAATATATAAGTTAGAGCCagcataacacacacacacatttattgcAACACGTGTATTTATATTGGAGTAGGTTATTAAGGTGAGGCCTGTCGCAACAAGACGACATGAAAAGTATCTTTGTTCAAGTTATGTATTCATATTAATCATCAATGGTGTTTTATGGGCAATATGTTATATCATGCTTTGAAAGAgtttttattcctaaaaatgaTAAAAGGTAAATAGTCTATCACAGGACAGAGGAGCCATAACAGCATATTCTGAAAAACGCCAGATGTGATAGTCACAAGACTGAGAAGAAGTAGACTTTgtctaaaaatgtgttttgcaaaGCAGACAGAAAATGGCTTTGTTCATAGGAGGTTCAAGATGTCATGGGAAAGGAATCTGGTGTTTTGCGAGTTCCATGATATCCGAAAAGCAGGATTTTATGGGAACTGAAACCGATTGTAAGCGCAAGATGTCTCGTGATTCAGTTGTTCTGCTAAAACCAGCGCAAACTGGCTGGGACGCGTTCACCCGCACTCACACATGCGATGTCCAGCCTCCGAGGTTATAAATGAGTAGAATTAAAGGAATCtcattgcaaaaaacaaaagagcaaaAGGAAGGATTCATCGATGGAAATGAGACTTCTGCCATTTTTTGCCCTGGCCCCTCTTTGCCAAATTGAGGAATGTCTTTTAACAAGTAAGATATGAGTCATTTGTAGCTGACAAGTTATTTTGATCTGTTGTTAGAGGATTTGAATTTTTCCCTATTTGTATCCATTTGTATTAAATGAACAGCAAAGAGAGTAAATAGCCAGATTCCTCAATTTTTCTCTTTAGGgcccaggggtggcaaactgcggtcctcgagggccggagtcctgcagcttttgtagatttccctactcaaagtgcagctgattccaattaacaggctcgttatcaggtttctgcagagctcgctgatgagctgatcaggaatcagctgtgttgaagaagggaaatatccaaaaccagcaggcaggactgcggccctcgaggaccggatctcgccacccctgctttaggcCCTTTTTGCCTAAAGATGATTTGAtccaggtggttcatcacagatTAGCTACCTGTTATAACCACTCATTAAAAGAATTAATACTTTTccaaagcttttgcccttctttttactttgttgaattttttccatttgtgatTTGGATCGAGGAGCAACAGATTGTGAGTACATGAGATTTGACTTGCCTTAAGAATACTTTGTGTATTATTACCATTTGTTTGTAATCAATATATATACTCCATAATGAATGATTTTGCTTCGCTGTTGTTTTGGATATTAATCatgtaataaatcaagaaagacaaaatgtggTTTAGAATTTTATACGTATTGTaacattaatcattgatttcttaAATCCTAATTTCACTTTCCTGCTTTAAAACTTTTATgactatttgagtcatactttGATATTCCTCAACGACCTCTTATCGAATAGATAACGATTCCAAATAAATGACAGCTGTATCCCTTAAATCCTATAGTGTTACTTCggcttaaataaacaaaataaaacaagcccttgcggtcctaacaaggattatatatataataaatttaaaaaatacaaaaaaaatagaaattaaaCATATTATCAATGTTTTCCCCCCAGAAACATTACAACcataagaaaatacattttcaaagtgcacaaagtgatcgtaggaaaagaaatgtaaacaaatactttatcatataCTGTTCAAAAACTTTAAGTACAAAAAACCCCGACAAATTCTGGCAAatttgacaacaaaaatataaaaacaaaaaaaataccaaaagtgcaatacagtatttgttcatGCAATTTACGACAAAGATGAGATGCTATGTCACATGACttatcaataatatcgatatatgTATCGATCCGCCCTCGATCTGCTCTTCGATATTTCCTGCAAAGATGACACTCTTCACGATAATTGCACTTATCGATTCGCCGCTCGATGAGGGGAAAATAGacacaattgttttgttttgtctgtaaTGTGCCCCGTTGTCGACTGAAGCggaatttttttcatgtatttttttttttttgcgcgcgCTCGCAGGACCCCGAGCCGGAAATGGAGGCGGTGAGCTCGAGCCAGGAGATCCCGGCGCCGtgcgcgccgccgccgcccgagaAGCAGTCGGTGGCCACGCAGACCAAGAAGGCGGGCGGCGGGTCGCCGCGCGCGCTCCACCGCGGCACGCAGACCAGCTCGGAAGCCGCCGCCTGCCACAACATGTGTCACGAGAAGTACACCAAAGTCTTCAACGACGTCAAGGAGCGCATGAAGGCCGACAACAAGCGCGAGACCGAGCGGCTCGTCCGGGAAGCCCTGGAGAAGGTCAGGACCGCCGCCGGTCCACGTTCCTTCGCTTCTAGGCCGTTGACAGCTTGCGGGGAACCTTCCATGACGGTTAACGCCAATTTAGGGGTCGACGTTTGAAAGTTAGCCAATTGAAATATCTTTGGCAGATTACAGACGAGGAGTCTGGACACGAATAAACTATTTTcctgagtggaaaaagttcgaaacaacaagaaaaatggACAATTGAGAATtaagacatatttatttattgattgtcccaatttttggccaggcagaAATTGATGACAAGCTGtaatttacaaggaaaaaaaatcatacattttacaaggacagtcttttatttatttagttagttatttatttattttaagaaaaaaatatttacaaggaTTTGTTGActtggacatttttatttatttatttatgtatttatgtatttttacaaaaaatctttttttaagaAACTGTCTCCCCCGAAGTTATATATTTCAATCCCAAGgatgaactttttattttctttatatatatatatatatatatatatatatatatatatatatatatataaaattttattttattgtcacaaaattgAAAGTCAGGGAAATTAAATATCTTTGGCAGATTACAGACTAGGAGTttggacaagaaaaaaataaattaataaattaataaataaatctcaagAATTAAGTGACTATTTTCCTGAGtggaaaatattattattattattattattattgttgttgttatttttgcaaagattgggattttttttttcttggtaacaaccgtaaaaaaaaaaagttgcattttttttttcatttggaatggaattttatatttatatatatatatatatatatatatacatacagatTTTTTAAGtgatattttgcaaaaaaaaaagtggatattTAAAAGAAATGGTGAAAATAAGcagaataaaattgaaaaagtaAAAGTGGGAAAAGTGTGTACATGTTGAAAAAGTGAGAAAACAGAgcacaaaaataacaaatacagccaaaaaaaaaaaaaaaaaaagaataactaagtgaaaatgatttttttttttttttaaagaacctcTTAAACTGatcaattattcatttttaaaataggaGTAAAAAAAGCAGAATAGAATAGAAGAAGtgaaaaatggcaaaaacaaatataactAGCGCCATGTTGAcatttggaaaaaagaaaaagtggaatttttattaaatgtcctgaaaaaaaatcctgaatgtGAGTTCACGCTCAGAtttctcctttttgtttttgcgcGTTTTTGCAGCTGCGCGGCGAGCTGGAGGAGGAGAAGCAGGAGGCGGTGGAGAAGGCGCTGAGCGGCGCCCAGGCCGAGCTGGAGCGCAAGTGCAAGCAGGTGAAGGACAAGTGCAAAGAGGAGCTGCTGGACGAGGTCAAGAAGCTGGTGGCGCAGCACAAGCAGCTCGTCTCGCAGACCAAGAAGAAGCAGTGGGTGAGGACGGCCACCGGGCGGCGCCCTTTGCTCTCGCCTCAAACCTTCTGTTCCGATGAGGGCCAAAAACCttgccaaagaaaaaaaaaatggaaacagttTTAAAGGGCTATGGGaagttgaaaaaacaaaaaaaaaaattatttcatttttagagtacaattttcactttttttttttcattttccccctttcttccttttcctgttttttttttccattaatcaATGCTACGTTGGCACAcatttttgcaacaaaaaaaaaagttttacatttttgtttttaaacgttaCATATTAATTTTTTGCTGTAATAATTttgcaacaataaaaaaaaaaaaaagtgggaaatGTGCCAAAAAATTAGATGATGAAAATCAAATTGgagtaaatgtcaagaaaagaaacaatttttaatttttattagttaggtttttttttctcccccccctcgcttttctttaaaaatgtcttttactttagttgtatttcttttgtgcgaataaaatgcataaataataataataataatagtaataatacataaataaataaaagaagcaaaaaaaaaaaatcaactaattgtttatttaattttggggTACGTCTTCTTTTTGTTAAAAACTCGTTAGTTTAAATTTTCTTACTTTTTAATCAATGCAAATTCACTtacttttacttatttatatttCCCTTTTTCTTGCATTCCTCTGTCACTTTTTCACTGTGAAAAAATGTTGGTCTCaaattttgtctaaaaaaattgcagaaaatctgtcaaaaaaaatcccttttttttttaattaattaatcttcCTCACCCCCTTACTTAATTTTCCTTCTTTGCATTTCAAATTTTGACttattcttcatttatttttttttccccagtgaaaaatgttggtct encodes:
- the zmynd11 gene encoding zinc finger MYND domain-containing protein 11 isoform X1, which codes for MNKEVMSRVEKKRLADPKAVQYVWAAIEVIRNQKQIANMDRISKYLIRVFGMHPKETARQLSLAVKDGLVVETLTVGCKGSKAGIEQEGYWLPGDEMDPQAEGSKEGEQQGAASARSPARPPPEWEAESHDWYCFQCHLPGDVLPCDDCFRVFHLKCLTDECRPRDAAAGPHWQCVFCRGSKKKNLSKQEMCKYLRFIVQRMKERAVDLNKKGKDIKHPMYRRLIHTALDVSNIQENLTEGKYKNFEEFKADAQLIVHNTAILYGVHSDQAEMARLLFSDTCHELNELLLCKNCFYLSNARPDNWFCYPCSPSHDLVWAKMKGFGYWPAKVLQREDNQADVRFFGHQHQRAWIPSENIQDIKVSLQQLQVKRSNGWKKACDELEVYQRFLKEGRFWKTKMEEGGGGGGGGGGSGGQSPTHRKSPKDVSQQQQTADRTARTAKTEKASVSDMSERTHGSKRATERSEEAESSISSTSNEQVRQMKSSQEPKAKKSRRTPQVEPKEEASDPEPEMEAVSSSQEIPAPCAPPPPEKQSVATQTKKAGGGSPRALHRGTQTSSEAAACHNMCHEKYTKVFNDVKERMKADNKRETERLVREALEKLRGELEEEKQEAVEKALSGAQAELERKCKQVKDKCKEELLDEVKKLVAQHKQLVSQTKKKQWCYNCEEEAMYHCCWNTSYCSIKCQQEHWHADHKRTCRRKR
- the zmynd11 gene encoding zinc finger MYND domain-containing protein 11 isoform X2, yielding MCKYLRFIVQRMKERAVDLNKKGKDIKHPMYRRLIHTALDVSNIQENLTEGKYKNFEEFKADAQLIVHNTAILYGVHSDQAEMARLLFSDTCHELNELLLCKNCFYLSNARPDNWFCYPCSPSHDLVWAKMKGFGYWPAKVLQREDNQADVRFFGHQHQRAWIPSENIQDIKVSLQQLQVKRSNGWKKACDELEVYQRFLKEGRFWKTKMEEGGGGGGGGGGSGGQSPTHRKSPKDVSQQQQTADRTARTAKTEKASVSDMSERTHGSKRATERSEEAESSISSTSNEQVRQMKSSQEPKAKKSRRTPQVEPKEEASDPEPEMEAVSSSQEIPAPCAPPPPEKQSVATQTKKAGGGSPRALHRGTQTSSEAAACHNMCHEKYTKVFNDVKERMKADNKRETERLVREALEKLRGELEEEKQEAVEKALSGAQAELERKCKQVKDKCKEELLDEVKKLVAQHKQLVSQTKKKQWCYNCEEEAMYHCCWNTSYCSIKCQQEHWHADHKRTCRRKR